The following proteins are co-located in the Pedobacter sp. FW305-3-2-15-E-R2A2 genome:
- a CDS encoding NAD(P)H-dependent oxidoreductase, whose protein sequence is MKHLIIYCHPNPASLNHAIKDAVNYYAQTAGHETRIRDVYALNFNPVLTPEDILSFKSGAVPEDILVEQEYFLWAELITIVHPVWWTGMPAILKGYFDRVLSYGFAYGYGANGLEQMLKGKDLYLINTVGSEEQNYVDKGIFDAMRTVAENTFGFTGMRILEHRFFSNVITCDEETRKGYLESLEQLFENERCKVKLQ, encoded by the coding sequence ATGAAACACCTCATTATTTATTGTCATCCAAATCCGGCGAGCCTTAACCATGCGATTAAGGACGCTGTAAATTACTATGCCCAGACCGCAGGACATGAAACGAGAATTCGCGATGTCTATGCTTTAAACTTTAACCCGGTTTTAACGCCGGAGGATATTTTGTCTTTTAAATCAGGGGCAGTCCCGGAAGATATACTTGTGGAGCAGGAATACTTTCTTTGGGCGGAACTCATTACCATTGTTCATCCGGTTTGGTGGACGGGAATGCCGGCCATTTTGAAAGGATATTTTGACCGCGTGCTGAGCTATGGCTTTGCTTATGGTTATGGGGCAAATGGGCTGGAGCAAATGTTAAAGGGTAAAGATCTTTACCTCATCAACACTGTTGGATCAGAAGAACAGAACTATGTGGATAAAGGTATTTTTGATGCCATGAGGACTGTTGCCGAAAATACCTTTGGTTTTACAGGAATGCGAATTTTGGAACACCGTTTTTTCTCTAACGTAATTACCTGTGATGAAGAGACAAGGAAAGGTTATCTGGAATCGCTGGAGCAACTGTTCGAAAATGAAAGATGTAAGGTAAAGCTCCAGTAG
- a CDS encoding DUF6443 domain-containing protein encodes MKGLLQKLTLLLLSGQLAAFGQSADQNYIKTAKVQVSGITTEAGLNSVITDKTKVQVSVSYLDGLGRPMQQVQYQWSPLGKDVILPFAYDDYGREAKKYLPYTDNGTATGNYRAAALGSQQSFYNSPPAGVISIPSGSGQVAYSETKFEASPLSRVQQQGFPGGDWKINGGHTLRSGYAANVATDVRMWKVTANGATGSSYYPKAKLYVDTLTDENGNKSVSFKDDQDRLVLKRVQGPSGFLSTYYVYDELNNLRYVIPPGFSGTSFIESDAAFDQFIYGYHYNGKRLMTEKKLPGKGWEFLVYNKLDKLVMSQDAVQRSKTPQQWTVFKYDELGRAAITGIYSHTGSSANTNYRSTQQTAVDGNASLWETSVATGTGYTANTYPTSLSQVLLISYYDNYTIPDKTGTYDATQTVTSRTQGLATGTKVNILGTGTMLLTVNYYDERGRLKESISDHHLSGTDRVVNTWDFTGDLTASVRTHSSSGGSVTVAMRYEYDHSGRKTKTYQKINTDAEVLLSEVGYNELGQESTRKLHNGLQTVSMSYNSRGWLTHKSASLLAIQLKYNDGSVPRYNGDVTGQLWGTPGNLTKNYAYNYDQLGRLLSGISGTGNDEKSISYDVMGNILSLTRDNGTAQSYSYSGNRLSSVSGGASRTYTYDLNGNVLTDGTNTFTYNYLNLPQTVSGGTSITYTYDAGGRKLRAVNAGVTVDYIGGIQYTSGAIDFIQTEEGRARKSGSSYLYEYNLSDHLGNNRLSFDIFSGAAREIQHDDYYPFGKRFNGYLLGAKNNYLYNDKELQDGLGQYDYGARFYDPVIGRWTVIDPLAEQGRRYSPYVYVFNNPLRFTDPDGMFADGWSRFADRGIVDEYPEGPKGAQSNEWIPGMDSKGNLTLKAEKGDDPKTLAKFLGVDQKVANKLYSKINKLGSIKLTDDIPGVGTMNSIIADTKKNPDKYNDNFAPGLFTDANYNCFGCALSVSSGRFPKNSEVSGEDFLTNVRGGGFVNVTGRKESYKFGMTIVSFGKNYLLSDEPNHAVIYLGTSRNGTQYAFSKNGYYKTPKIEMFSTLKNDYGSQLFYYNKK; translated from the coding sequence ATGAAAGGACTTTTACAGAAACTTACTTTGTTGCTGCTGAGCGGACAGTTGGCAGCTTTTGGACAGTCTGCTGATCAGAATTATATCAAAACCGCTAAAGTACAGGTGAGCGGGATTACCACAGAAGCCGGACTGAACAGTGTGATTACCGATAAAACCAAGGTTCAGGTAAGTGTGAGTTATCTGGATGGTCTCGGGCGTCCGATGCAGCAGGTGCAGTATCAGTGGAGCCCTTTAGGAAAAGATGTGATTCTGCCTTTCGCCTACGATGACTATGGGCGTGAAGCGAAGAAATACCTTCCTTATACCGACAACGGCACGGCAACCGGAAACTACCGGGCTGCTGCACTGGGCAGTCAGCAGTCATTTTACAACAGCCCGCCTGCCGGGGTGATCAGTATCCCCTCGGGATCAGGACAGGTGGCTTATTCTGAAACAAAGTTTGAAGCTTCCCCGCTGAGCCGGGTGCAGCAGCAGGGCTTTCCCGGAGGAGACTGGAAGATCAATGGTGGGCATACCCTGCGTAGCGGGTATGCGGCAAATGTGGCTACAGATGTGAGGATGTGGAAGGTAACGGCCAATGGCGCCACGGGAAGCAGTTATTACCCCAAGGCAAAGCTTTATGTAGATACGCTGACCGATGAAAACGGGAACAAAAGCGTGTCGTTTAAAGATGACCAGGACCGGCTGGTTTTGAAACGGGTGCAGGGCCCATCTGGCTTCCTGAGCACTTATTATGTATATGATGAGCTGAATAACCTGCGTTATGTGATCCCTCCGGGGTTTTCAGGGACCAGCTTTATCGAGAGTGATGCTGCTTTTGACCAGTTTATCTATGGTTATCATTACAACGGCAAAAGGCTGATGACCGAAAAGAAGCTGCCGGGGAAAGGCTGGGAGTTTCTGGTCTATAACAAACTGGACAAACTGGTGATGAGTCAGGATGCGGTTCAGCGTTCCAAAACGCCTCAGCAGTGGACGGTCTTTAAGTATGATGAATTGGGCAGGGCGGCAATTACCGGGATTTACAGTCATACCGGAAGTTCGGCGAATACAAATTACCGCAGCACACAGCAAACTGCTGTTGACGGAAATGCATCCCTCTGGGAAACTTCTGTAGCCACAGGAACGGGATATACAGCCAATACTTATCCAACCAGTCTGAGTCAGGTGCTGCTGATCAGCTATTACGATAATTATACCATTCCGGATAAAACGGGTACCTATGATGCGACACAGACGGTCACGAGCCGGACCCAGGGACTGGCGACAGGAACTAAGGTGAACATCCTTGGCACGGGGACGATGCTGCTGACGGTGAATTATTATGATGAGCGGGGCAGGTTAAAGGAAAGCATCAGTGATCACCACCTTAGTGGCACCGACCGGGTGGTCAATACCTGGGATTTTACAGGTGACCTGACGGCCAGTGTCAGGACGCATAGCAGCAGCGGGGGAAGTGTAACGGTCGCCATGCGGTATGAATATGACCATTCGGGCAGGAAAACGAAAACCTATCAGAAGATCAATACAGATGCGGAAGTGCTGTTGTCGGAGGTGGGGTATAATGAACTGGGACAGGAAAGTACCAGAAAACTGCACAATGGTCTCCAGACGGTTAGCATGTCTTATAATTCCCGGGGCTGGCTGACCCATAAAAGTGCTTCGCTGTTGGCCATTCAGCTGAAATATAATGATGGATCAGTGCCCCGGTACAATGGAGATGTGACCGGGCAGCTTTGGGGAACCCCGGGAAACCTGACTAAGAATTATGCTTACAATTATGATCAGTTAGGGCGTTTGTTATCGGGTATCTCCGGAACCGGGAATGATGAAAAGAGCATCAGTTACGATGTGATGGGGAACATTCTGAGCCTGACCAGGGATAACGGGACTGCTCAGAGTTACAGTTATAGCGGAAACAGGCTGAGCAGTGTGAGCGGAGGGGCGTCGAGAACTTATACTTATGACCTGAATGGGAATGTGCTGACTGATGGCACAAACACCTTTACTTATAATTACCTGAACCTGCCTCAGACGGTGAGTGGGGGAACTTCAATCACCTATACCTATGATGCCGGAGGAAGGAAGTTGAGGGCGGTGAATGCAGGGGTAACCGTAGATTATATCGGGGGGATCCAGTATACTTCCGGGGCGATAGATTTTATCCAGACTGAAGAGGGAAGGGCGAGGAAAAGTGGCAGCAGTTATTTGTATGAATACAACCTTTCGGATCATCTGGGGAACAACAGATTGAGTTTTGACATCTTTTCCGGAGCAGCAAGGGAGATCCAGCACGATGATTATTATCCGTTTGGAAAGCGGTTTAATGGTTATTTATTGGGGGCGAAAAATAATTACCTTTATAATGATAAGGAGCTGCAGGATGGTTTAGGACAGTATGACTATGGGGCCAGGTTCTATGACCCGGTGATTGGACGGTGGACGGTTATCGATCCGTTGGCAGAACAGGGCAGAAGGTATTCCCCTTATGTATATGTGTTTAACAATCCTTTGCGTTTTACAGACCCGGATGGGATGTTTGCTGATGGATGGAGCAGGTTTGCAGATCGTGGAATAGTTGATGAGTATCCTGAGGGACCAAAGGGGGCACAGTCTAATGAATGGATACCTGGGATGGATTCGAAAGGAAATTTAACGCTCAAAGCAGAGAAAGGAGATGATCCTAAAACGCTGGCCAAATTTTTAGGTGTAGATCAAAAGGTGGCTAATAAGCTTTATAGTAAAATAAACAAGCTTGGGAGTATAAAACTTACGGATGATATCCCCGGAGTAGGAACGATGAATTCAATAATTGCAGATACAAAAAAAAATCCAGATAAGTATAATGATAATTTTGCTCCGGGTTTATTTACGGATGCAAATTATAATTGTTTTGGTTGTGCATTATCTGTCTCTAGCGGGCGCTTCCCTAAAAATTCGGAAGTTAGTGGTGAGGATTTCTTAACTAACGTCAGAGGAGGAGGTTTTGTAAATGTGACAGGGAGAAAGGAGAGCTATAAATTTGGTATGACCATTGTCAGTTTTGGAAAAAATTATCTTCTTTCTGATGAACCTAATCATGCGGTCATATACTTAGGGACATCTAGAAATGGGACTCAGTATGCTTTTAGTAAGAATGGTTATTATAAGACGCCTAAAATCGAAATGTTCTCGACATTAAAGAATGACTACGGGAGTCAATTGTTTTACTATAATAAAAAATAA
- a CDS encoding TssN family type VI secretion system protein produces the protein MDVQSFFIRYLLFPLIFIVSAALLSIVNKKNQFLNNKRLIVSILVLSVFLALPGFLGFLSFDFMPWGYIICQIYFIGLGILFVYLFTKYYPKELLERKFFVIFAILISCLLSFYLFQLAFNWLSDIHFGIWAATSLVTFFVPVLFWWAYVALISIPTEIYKIWQYPSSPLNINLDHLDFDRMLVLELELYKNTNDPEPLKVKAKAPENMVFGDWFYKFIEDYNLKFPKTPVKYMGEDFESFKWIFFIKTSFFKKNIFIDPDLDIINNGITEKMTIYAKRVSENANKPEKVGDESIFI, from the coding sequence ATGGACGTTCAATCATTTTTTATTCGTTATTTACTTTTTCCTTTAATCTTTATTGTCTCCGCTGCGCTACTTTCTATTGTCAATAAGAAAAATCAATTTCTAAACAACAAAAGGCTAATAGTTAGCATTTTAGTACTTAGCGTATTCCTTGCACTCCCTGGATTTCTTGGCTTTTTGAGCTTTGATTTTATGCCATGGGGATATATCATTTGTCAAATCTATTTTATAGGACTCGGAATTCTTTTTGTATACCTGTTCACAAAATACTACCCAAAAGAATTGCTCGAGAGAAAGTTCTTTGTAATATTTGCGATATTAATTAGCTGCCTGCTCAGCTTCTACCTTTTCCAACTGGCTTTCAACTGGCTTAGTGACATTCATTTCGGAATCTGGGCCGCAACGAGCCTGGTGACCTTCTTTGTTCCTGTTTTGTTCTGGTGGGCCTATGTCGCACTGATCAGCATCCCTACAGAAATTTATAAGATCTGGCAATATCCATCAAGCCCGCTGAACATCAACCTGGATCACCTTGATTTTGACCGCATGCTCGTGCTCGAACTGGAATTGTATAAAAATACCAACGACCCTGAACCCCTGAAAGTAAAAGCGAAAGCACCCGAAAATATGGTATTTGGTGATTGGTTCTACAAATTCATCGAAGATTATAACCTGAAATTCCCAAAAACTCCGGTGAAATATATGGGAGAAGATTTTGAATCTTTTAAATGGATATTTTTCATCAAGACCTCCTTCTTTAAGAAGAACATCTTTATTGATCCGGACCTGGACATCATCAACAATGGCATTACAGAGAAGATGACCATTTATGCAAAAAGAGTATCTGAAAACGCTAATAAACCAGAAAAAGTAGGTGACGAATCTATTTTTATATAA
- a CDS encoding type VI secretion system baseplate subunit TssG encodes MKESLHLKNDLQTDFKATALAAELIEAGDFEADQIAVLPVGPRKRAFAKEIGGHTFYYSESKRKDCINIESHQEGLYDMLPEGLFHNPPTGSSGMSEQQMVEDVQFRRTEEKDARKFFMPFEAEVNQLKTILELYENRLDKKTTYSDLTRIFAAEWKEFELFDKEQSIIWMHLLPVIHQKRNDVIFLGQLLSVLFKTPVEVLMKQSNVKPKLIDEHMQFKLGFGALGINSIIGNSFATDEEEMIINIGPTDTHRLLSFMPGTSHSRIIDLAVSYLVPVETEVKVNLLASEANRLGSLGADSENAYLGFTVYL; translated from the coding sequence ATGAAAGAGAGTTTACATTTGAAAAATGATCTCCAAACGGATTTTAAGGCTACAGCTTTGGCTGCGGAACTGATTGAAGCGGGAGATTTTGAAGCCGATCAGATTGCCGTACTTCCCGTTGGCCCCAGAAAAAGAGCGTTTGCCAAAGAAATTGGTGGCCATACCTTTTATTATTCCGAGAGTAAACGGAAGGATTGCATCAATATTGAAAGTCATCAGGAAGGTTTATATGATATGCTGCCGGAAGGCCTTTTTCATAATCCACCTACCGGAAGCTCCGGGATGTCGGAGCAGCAAATGGTTGAAGATGTCCAGTTTAGAAGAACGGAGGAGAAAGATGCCAGAAAGTTTTTTATGCCTTTCGAAGCAGAGGTCAATCAGCTGAAAACCATTCTGGAGCTTTATGAAAACAGACTGGATAAAAAAACAACCTATAGCGACCTGACCAGAATCTTTGCCGCAGAATGGAAGGAATTTGAATTGTTTGATAAAGAACAAAGCATCATCTGGATGCACCTTTTACCGGTCATTCATCAGAAACGTAACGACGTTATCTTCCTCGGACAGCTGCTTTCGGTTCTTTTTAAAACCCCGGTGGAGGTACTGATGAAACAGTCGAATGTTAAGCCTAAGTTAATAGACGAGCATATGCAGTTTAAACTTGGTTTTGGTGCGCTTGGCATCAACTCCATCATCGGCAATAGTTTTGCCACCGATGAAGAGGAAATGATCATTAATATTGGACCTACAGATACACACCGTCTGCTTAGTTTTATGCCAGGGACTTCGCATTCCCGTATCATAGATCTTGCAGTGTCTTATCTGGTTCCGGTAGAGACGGAAGTGAAGGTCAACCTGCTCGCCAGCGAGGCCAACAGGTTGGGTTCTTTAGGTGCTGATAGTGAAAATGCTTATCTTGGTTTTACCGTTTACCTTTAA
- a CDS encoding GPW/gp25 family protein, producing the protein MSDFLYNKPFRLKNIFENKDLKEADIGKSISQNIELIIFTRYGEHRHNRNFGCEIWDLDFELIVSETTWEEKFRQSLLRSITQYEPRLYQVEVEIKMSEVEKIFSIRNVTEIKKKVDISIWGKMNITGEKYYFNTGLFLSPLSS; encoded by the coding sequence ATGTCAGATTTCTTATATAATAAACCGTTTCGGCTAAAAAACATCTTCGAAAACAAGGATTTGAAAGAGGCGGATATAGGAAAATCTATCTCTCAAAACATAGAACTCATCATTTTCACGAGGTATGGAGAGCATCGGCACAACCGCAATTTCGGCTGCGAAATCTGGGATCTGGACTTTGAATTAATTGTAAGCGAAACCACCTGGGAAGAAAAATTCCGACAATCCTTATTGCGTTCCATCACGCAATATGAGCCCAGACTGTACCAGGTAGAGGTAGAAATTAAAATGAGTGAGGTAGAGAAGATATTTTCCATCAGAAATGTTACAGAAATTAAGAAAAAGGTAGATATCTCTATCTGGGGAAAAATGAATATAACAGGAGAAAAATATTATTTCAACACCGGTCTCTTTTTAAGTCCATTATCCAGCTAA
- a CDS encoding type VI secretion system transmembrane protein TssO, whose product MIKLSIKERREQFLFFIGIFLFTATLLSFGLFHDYGNGRMVSKQDLADKLAQNAEFEETVKDQRATVDTTYKQIIKFDPGVQAVFLENDIKNSLNSIKSNYERRASDLRYKTFLQASQLYNDLFYDRRELKGNNNDMEGLNNSLKDCKLSTNQLKQTMGNQK is encoded by the coding sequence ATGATTAAATTAAGTATAAAAGAAAGAAGAGAACAGTTTCTGTTTTTTATCGGAATTTTCCTGTTTACTGCTACATTATTGAGCTTTGGCCTTTTCCATGATTATGGAAATGGCAGAATGGTGTCCAAACAGGATCTTGCAGATAAATTAGCGCAGAACGCCGAATTTGAAGAAACGGTGAAAGATCAGCGTGCTACGGTAGATACCACTTACAAGCAGATCATCAAGTTTGATCCGGGGGTACAAGCTGTTTTCCTGGAGAATGACATCAAAAATTCTTTGAACTCTATCAAGTCAAATTATGAGAGAAGGGCTTCAGACTTACGCTATAAAACATTTCTTCAAGCCTCACAATTGTACAATGACCTTTTTTACGACAGGAGAGAGCTGAAAGGAAATAACAATGATATGGAAGGACTGAACAATTCTCTGAAGGATTGCAAGCTCTCTACCAATCAGTTGAAACAGACCATGGGCAACCAGAAATAA
- a CDS encoding PKD domain-containing protein, whose product MADTTTNGKSVSSNSQGYIFLYIFIAILVLAAIIFFFKSSVFDKRTVDARILKDEMYLNEDLVFTDNTRNAKKWLWEFGNGAKSNTQNGSYRYLKSGSYIVRLTVDGELREQFPVNVRDTAIAAIDTLVSINGPTSGVVNEEVRLEAEGKAGLYEWAFGETGRVDVKGRTALYTFHSPGQYMVKLSTDKGHRPVYHTIFITDPNAVIDTELVLPGEGERKVIDDIRARLQAIANGADFNSNYYYLTRKYMCNNEKVTVAVEQDNVKKSSDFYSYCMGLTFGGEIVVDEAQLTISPTSNCAILVNIKQHSAKTVK is encoded by the coding sequence ATGGCCGACACTACTACCAATGGAAAATCAGTGAGCAGTAATTCGCAGGGATATATATTTCTGTACATTTTTATTGCAATACTCGTTCTCGCCGCAATCATCTTTTTCTTTAAGAGTTCCGTTTTCGATAAACGTACTGTTGATGCAAGGATCTTAAAAGACGAGATGTACTTAAATGAAGACCTCGTATTTACAGACAATACCAGAAATGCCAAAAAATGGCTCTGGGAATTTGGTAATGGTGCCAAATCGAATACACAAAACGGAAGCTACCGCTATTTAAAGTCAGGTTCTTACATTGTCAGGCTAACCGTTGACGGAGAGCTGCGTGAGCAATTTCCAGTAAACGTAAGGGATACTGCAATTGCCGCGATCGATACTTTAGTGAGCATTAACGGACCCACTTCAGGGGTGGTTAATGAGGAAGTGAGACTGGAAGCAGAAGGAAAAGCAGGCTTATATGAATGGGCTTTTGGAGAAACAGGACGCGTGGATGTGAAAGGCAGAACCGCATTGTACACTTTCCATTCACCAGGACAATACATGGTGAAGTTAAGTACCGATAAAGGTCACAGACCGGTGTACCATACGATCTTTATCACTGACCCGAATGCGGTAATTGATACCGAACTGGTATTACCGGGAGAAGGGGAACGTAAAGTGATTGATGACATCAGGGCGAGGCTGCAGGCCATAGCCAATGGAGCTGATTTTAACTCGAATTATTATTACCTGACGCGGAAGTACATGTGTAACAATGAGAAAGTTACCGTTGCTGTAGAGCAGGATAACGTGAAAAAATCCAGCGACTTTTACTCTTATTGCATGGGCTTAACTTTTGGCGGTGAAATCGTCGTAGACGAAGCACAATTGACCATTAGCCCTACTTCTAACTGTGCCATCCTGGTAAATATCAAACAACATTCAGCCAAGACTGTAAAATAA
- the tssR gene encoding type VI secretion system protein TssR domain-containing protein yields MKRMISLLVLITQAAFVMAQSPAAFGKKVKYMPKAFEKPSAGTDLSTDGKTTNLPWIVFSDRDENYTTTAPGGSLIMKKLNFMEPFYVSKEENGYLKLIKYKAGMIRGRKINDKKSAISYGWIPKSKLLLWQRSYSNQKSGYPEKSITVINGKMPMTESKFYYDNTDSAYVYNSPELKQRSSKVRLHEISYIFKKSEDGKKYLIGNEDQLVADSARKSVYGWIAADAVHNWGNRLFISPLQINSYEQSDSVAFALHGVHMDPLLGANDLILRSSPVVAEEGNGRYVLGTAADVYNKSDNKVITISGSALPYLSYLDLRKNIHKINVVFVVDGGSPMTRYFSGLTNTIQSFENVFNEYGKKHNLSYGAVVYRDGVSCASTGILSSPSLSPDYRTLMSFLSKEAKKTEGCNGRIAHQPVYDGIKAGLNLLKNHHNETNLIVLIGSTGNEGATAYRLNQLTEDFAQVDARLLAIQMYSDYDQLFNNFVLQSKKLVSDAAVYAADRKKRFLVKGEGLNSTQAYNTSKLDSISYYLDYPKNSLIQGGVVFPTKGSVNSAESMNIALKRFIKETDMDITSQISSLDSAFRLTGIERKNLSVIVESQLEAPVYGDVADKMPHNAFKYYMTNSVADDIVAKNKSLLQYSVVLNTMEFKQLNDIFSLMIGQNLQPDQSSFRSKLVKNYINIQRQLLDMDVSKSDIRKMSLAKYFRTVTGLPIQNDLLNKYTVVDLKRGSKMPQLDFENYLKFLIGSSERIKRSTQVGQQFISNGKTYYYITEQNFIAPVEKETP; encoded by the coding sequence ATGAAACGAATGATCTCCCTCTTAGTACTCATCACCCAAGCTGCATTTGTTATGGCACAGTCGCCGGCCGCATTTGGGAAGAAAGTAAAATATATGCCCAAGGCTTTCGAAAAGCCGTCTGCGGGTACTGATTTAAGCACTGACGGCAAAACGACAAACTTACCCTGGATCGTTTTCTCCGACAGGGACGAAAACTATACCACGACCGCTCCTGGCGGAAGTCTGATCATGAAGAAATTGAACTTCATGGAACCTTTTTATGTGTCCAAAGAAGAAAACGGATATTTAAAACTGATCAAGTACAAAGCAGGAATGATCAGGGGCAGAAAGATCAATGATAAAAAAAGTGCGATCAGTTATGGCTGGATTCCGAAATCAAAGTTGTTGCTTTGGCAGCGTTCTTATTCCAATCAGAAATCAGGTTATCCGGAAAAGTCTATCACCGTCATCAATGGTAAAATGCCGATGACAGAATCGAAGTTCTATTATGACAATACCGATTCTGCTTATGTTTACAATTCTCCGGAATTGAAACAACGTTCGTCAAAAGTAAGGCTTCATGAGATCTCTTACATTTTCAAAAAATCTGAAGATGGAAAGAAATACCTGATCGGAAATGAAGATCAGCTGGTGGCAGACAGTGCAAGAAAAAGTGTTTATGGATGGATTGCAGCTGATGCTGTTCATAACTGGGGAAACAGGTTATTCATTTCTCCATTACAGATCAACTCTTACGAACAAAGTGATTCTGTGGCTTTCGCCCTTCATGGCGTACACATGGATCCGCTTCTTGGTGCCAATGATCTGATCCTGAGAAGTTCTCCGGTAGTTGCGGAGGAAGGAAACGGACGTTATGTATTGGGTACTGCCGCTGATGTATATAACAAATCGGACAATAAAGTCATCACGATCAGCGGTTCGGCACTGCCTTACCTGAGCTATCTTGACTTGAGAAAGAACATTCATAAGATCAATGTGGTTTTTGTAGTCGATGGCGGAAGTCCGATGACGAGGTATTTCTCGGGATTGACGAACACGATTCAATCATTTGAAAATGTTTTCAATGAATATGGTAAGAAACACAATTTAAGCTATGGTGCTGTGGTTTACAGAGATGGTGTAAGTTGCGCCTCTACCGGGATTTTAAGTTCTCCATCTTTATCTCCGGATTACAGAACGCTGATGTCTTTCCTTTCCAAAGAGGCGAAGAAAACAGAAGGATGTAATGGAAGGATCGCTCACCAGCCGGTTTATGACGGCATTAAAGCAGGGTTAAACCTGTTGAAAAATCACCATAATGAAACGAACCTGATTGTATTGATCGGAAGTACTGGAAATGAGGGGGCTACGGCTTACCGTTTGAACCAGCTGACGGAAGATTTTGCTCAGGTCGATGCGAGGTTATTGGCGATCCAAATGTATAGTGATTACGATCAGTTGTTTAACAACTTCGTATTGCAGTCTAAAAAACTGGTATCTGATGCGGCGGTTTATGCGGCAGACAGAAAGAAAAGATTTTTGGTAAAAGGAGAGGGGTTAAATAGTACTCAGGCTTACAATACCAGTAAACTGGATTCTATTTCTTACTACCTGGATTACCCTAAAAACAGTCTGATTCAAGGTGGGGTAGTTTTCCCGACAAAAGGTTCTGTGAATTCTGCGGAATCTATGAATATCGCCCTGAAACGTTTCATCAAGGAAACGGATATGGACATTACCAGCCAGATCAGTTCTCTGGATAGTGCTTTCCGTTTAACGGGGATAGAGCGTAAAAACTTATCGGTTATTGTAGAGTCGCAGCTGGAAGCTCCGGTGTATGGTGATGTAGCGGATAAAATGCCGCACAATGCGTTTAAATATTACATGACCAATTCTGTTGCTGATGATATCGTAGCGAAGAATAAATCATTGTTACAATACTCGGTGGTTTTAAATACCATGGAATTTAAGCAGCTAAATGACATCTTTTCTTTGATGATCGGACAGAACCTTCAGCCGGATCAGTCGTCCTTCAGAAGTAAACTGGTAAAGAATTACATCAATATTCAACGTCAGCTTCTGGATATGGATGTCTCGAAAAGCGACATCAGGAAAATGAGCCTGGCTAAATATTTCAGAACGGTAACCGGTTTACCGATTCAAAATGACCTGTTAAACAAATACACGGTAGTGGATTTGAAGAGAGGAAGTAAAATGCCACAGTTGGATTTTGAGAACTATTTGAAATTTTTGATCGGATCGAGTGAGCGCATCAAGAGGAGTACTCAGGTGGGTCAGCAGTTCATTTCCAATGGAAAGACTTATTACTACATCACAGAGCAGAATTTTATTGCACCTGTGGAAAAAGAAACCCCTTAG